The uncultured Trichococcus sp. DNA segment CGGAGCGTATGCATTTACCTACAAGCCGCTGAAATCCTACAAGGTCAGCTATTCCATTGCGATGACGTACAAAGAGCTCTTGGCTATCAAAGCGACACGCAATGTGATTTTTGACCATCTGCCGATGCTGAAAGGGAATGACTTGGCGCTGAACCAGTTGGATAGCCCGTTCGAAACGTTTTCCTCGGTCCCGATTGTGCAGCATTTTGTGAATGACCGCGTTCTTGGAGAAGTCAACGAGGCGTTGGCGAAACTATAAAAGATTGATCGAATATCTTAAAAAATGTCGTGAACGTGAAAAGAATGGACCCTATGCGCTTGCGTTAATGCGTCGGGAACTGCGGTATAATAGGCGTTAAGAAGGAATAACAGTAAAGGTGTGATTGGATGGTACGTTTAACAGAAAAGCCGTTTTTTTTATCGGATGACCAAATTTCTTGGGTAGAAAATACAGTAAGCGAGATGACAGTGGAAGAAAAAATCGGGCAAATTTTCTGCCCGATCGCCGGGAATCCGGAAGACCAAGCATTGACCGAATTTGTGCAGAAATACCAACCGGGCGGGATGATGTTCCGCCCGATGCCGGCAAACGCGATCAGGCAGGCGCACGGGGTTCTGCAAAACGAAAGCAAAATCCCTTTGTTGTTGGCAGCGAATCTCGAAGCCGGCGGAAACGGAATCTGCTCGGACGGAACGTATTACGGCCGTCCGATGGGTGTCGCGGCGACAGCCGACGAACAGGAAGCTTATCGATTGGGCTTTGTTTCCGGCCGTGAAGCGCAGGCAGTCGGCTGCAACTGGGCGTTTTCCCCGATCGTGGATATCGATATGAACTTCAAAAACCCGATCACGAACGTCAGGACGTTCGGATCGGACGTCAAACAAGTGATTGATTTTTCCCGCCAGCAAATGAAGGGTCTGCACGAGAACGGCATCGCCACGGCGGTCAAGCACTTCCCGGGCGATGGCGTGGACGAGCGCGACCAGCATCTGGTTAGCACTGTGAACAGCCTGTCCGTTCCGGAATGGGATGAAAGTTACGGCAAAGTCTACAAAGCCATGATCGAAGAGGGCGCGTTATCCGTCATGATCGGGCATATCCTGCAGCCGGCCTACAGCAAAGCGCTCAATCCCGCTTTAGCGGACAAAGACATTTTGCCGGCTTCCTTGTCGACGGAATTGGTGAATGGCTTGCTGCGCAATCGCTTGGGCTTCAACGGCGTAGCGGTTACCGATGCGACACCGATGATCGGCTACAACGCCGCTATGTCCCGCAAAAAGGCGATTCCGACAACGATCAATGCCGGCTGCGACATGATCCTGTTCAACAAAAACATTGATGAAGATTACCAAGCGATGCGCGATGCAGTGAGCAGCGGCGACGTATCGATGGAGCGGCTGGATGAAGCGGTCACCCGCATTCTGGCGATGAAAGCGAGCATGGGCTTGGTGGATAAACAACAAGCCAACAACCTCATCCCTGAGGTGGAAGCCTTGGACATCGTGGGTTGCCCGGAGCATCTGGAATTGGCAAGAAAGAGCGCGGACAAAGCCATCACTCTAGTGAAGGACACGCAAAATCTGTTGCCGATCTCACCGGAGAAAACGCCGCGCGTACGGGTCTATATGCTGGAAGACCGATTGAGCGGCGGATTTAAGGATGGCGGGGCTTCCGAGGGGTCCTTCATAGGGAAACTGAGCGAAGCCGGATTTTCGGTGGAAACATTCAATTATGAAAAATTGAATTTCCACGAAATTTTTGAGGAAGGCGTGGACGATCTGAAAGCTAAAGTGGATCTGGTCATCTACGTCGCGAATTACGATACCGCGAGCAACCAGACGACACGCCGGATCGATTGGATCCGTATGATGGCGGCTGATGCGCCTTGGTTTGTCCAGGATGTCCCTACGTTGTTCGTATCCTTGGCGAACCCGTATCATCTGTTCGATGCGCCGATGATCAAGACTTACATCAACAGCTACTCGGCGAACGATACCGTCAACGAAGTGCTCGTGGAAAAACTGGTCGGTAAGTCCGCATTCCAAGGCAAGAGCCCGGTTGATCCGTTCTGCGGCGTCTGGGGCACGAATTTATAGAGTGGAGGGCTTCTGAAACCATGAATAACAGTGAGATATTCATGGTTTTAGAGCACCGGGGCCCAGAAAAGATGAATAATAAAAAGTTATTCATCGTTCCGGGGCAATATGGACTGAAAAAGATGAATAACAGAAAGATATTCATCTTTTCGGCCCCCTCCGGCAAACAATTCAACGTGGGTTATGCATTTGAACATATTAAGGAGGCAAAAAAATGATTGTTGAAACGCTAAAATTGTATCCGGGACGGGAAGACGTTACTTTGACGACTTATGTCCTGCAGGATTCGCCGGAATTATTGGATGGGGCCAACCGCCCAGCCGTGCTGATTTGTCCTGGCGGAGCCTATCTCTCCTGCTCCGACCGGGAAGCCGAGCCGGTGGCGATGCGGTTTGCGGCCATGGGCTATCATGCCTTTGTGCTGCGCTATTCCGTTTATTTGGATAAGCACGAATCTTTCGAATCCATTTTTGGAGGAGTCGAAAGACGTGAGCATACGGTCTTTCCGGCCGCGATTAGGGACATCGGCAAAGCCATGCTGACGATCCACGAAAACAGCGAAGCGTGGTTGGTGGATACGGAACGGATCGCTCTGTGCGGATTTTCGGCAGGTGCGCACAACGCCGCGACCTATTCGGTTTATTGGGACAAACCGATCCTGACCGAGCATTATCAAGTGCCGGAAGAAAAACTCCGCCCGGCCGCTACTATTTTAGGTTATACGTTGAGCGACTATCTGTTCATGAAAGAGACCGAAAAGGACGAAATGGCTACAATCCTGTTCGACGCCTCTGCAATGTCGCTGCTGGGGGAAGCATCCCCTAGCGACAAAACACTGAAGGAAGTGAGCCCGGCGTTGTTGGTGACAGAAAAGACGCCGCCTATGTTCTTGTGGGCCACGGCATCGGATATGCTAGTGCCGGTCGGCCACACGCTGCGGATGGGCATGGCTTTGTCAGAGCACAAAATCCCGTTCGAGATGCATGTATTCGAAGAAGGGCAGCACGGATTGAGTCTTGCCACGCAAGCCACAGCGAACGCAAAAACGCTGGTCGATCAAAATGCCGCCAAGTGGATCGATTTGGCGGACGCCTGGTTGTTGAAACGCTTCAGTTTCGAACTGCAGGATAAAACCAGATGGGGTTAGGAACTGTGCTGGTAAGATTTAGAGGGGAAAAGATGAATAAAAGTGAGATATCCATGGTTTCAGGGTACCGGGGGTCGAAAAAGATGGATAATAAAAAGTTATTCATGTTTCTGGGGCAATTCGGACTGGAAATGATGGATAACAGAAAGATATTCATCTTTTCGGCCCCCACCGGCAACCAATTCAATGTAGGAAATGCGCGAAAAAGCTAAGGGAGGCCTCGAAATGATGAGGCCTCCCTTAACTTTTTCGTTTATCCAGATTTATTACTGCGGAAACTCCGATTTGGCTCTATTCGTCAGCTTGGATGCCCAAGCTGAATCTCAGAACCCATGTCGTTCGACACCCAACAGCGCGAAGGTTTTTTCTGCCACATCATATTCGTACTTGAAGACGCAGCAGTTGGTGATGCCGTCTTTAATTACTTCATGCGGATTCTGCCAAGCGCGCAGGAAGTGGATGCAGGCGCCGGCGTGCGAGACGGCGAGCACGGTCTGGTGGTCGTTCTGTTCCATGATTTCGGTGCAGGTCCGGACCATCCGTTCCATTACCTGATCGCCGGATTCGCCGCCGTACTGCACGAAAAAGGTACTTTTGTCTTTGGGATTCAGATCTTCGCTTTCGCCTTCGAAGG contains these protein-coding regions:
- a CDS encoding glycoside hydrolase family 3 N-terminal domain-containing protein; this encodes MVRLTEKPFFLSDDQISWVENTVSEMTVEEKIGQIFCPIAGNPEDQALTEFVQKYQPGGMMFRPMPANAIRQAHGVLQNESKIPLLLAANLEAGGNGICSDGTYYGRPMGVAATADEQEAYRLGFVSGREAQAVGCNWAFSPIVDIDMNFKNPITNVRTFGSDVKQVIDFSRQQMKGLHENGIATAVKHFPGDGVDERDQHLVSTVNSLSVPEWDESYGKVYKAMIEEGALSVMIGHILQPAYSKALNPALADKDILPASLSTELVNGLLRNRLGFNGVAVTDATPMIGYNAAMSRKKAIPTTINAGCDMILFNKNIDEDYQAMRDAVSSGDVSMERLDEAVTRILAMKASMGLVDKQQANNLIPEVEALDIVGCPEHLELARKSADKAITLVKDTQNLLPISPEKTPRVRVYMLEDRLSGGFKDGGASEGSFIGKLSEAGFSVETFNYEKLNFHEIFEEGVDDLKAKVDLVIYVANYDTASNQTTRRIDWIRMMAADAPWFVQDVPTLFVSLANPYHLFDAPMIKTYINSYSANDTVNEVLVEKLVGKSAFQGKSPVDPFCGVWGTNL
- a CDS encoding alpha/beta hydrolase, which translates into the protein MIVETLKLYPGREDVTLTTYVLQDSPELLDGANRPAVLICPGGAYLSCSDREAEPVAMRFAAMGYHAFVLRYSVYLDKHESFESIFGGVERREHTVFPAAIRDIGKAMLTIHENSEAWLVDTERIALCGFSAGAHNAATYSVYWDKPILTEHYQVPEEKLRPAATILGYTLSDYLFMKETEKDEMATILFDASAMSLLGEASPSDKTLKEVSPALLVTEKTPPMFLWATASDMLVPVGHTLRMGMALSEHKIPFEMHVFEEGQHGLSLATQATANAKTLVDQNAAKWIDLADAWLLKRFSFELQDKTRWG
- a CDS encoding histidine phosphatase family protein, which gives rise to MKKTLYLMRHGQTLFNVRRKIQGACDSPLTELGIQQAGIASAYFDEIDIDHAYSSTAERACDTLEIVTNELMPYQRLKGLKEMHFGTFEGESEDLNPKDKSTFFVQYGGESGDQVMERMVRTCTEIMEQNDHQTVLAVSHAGACIHFLRAWQNPHEVIKDGITNCCVFKYEYDVAEKTFALLGVERHGF